A DNA window from Parafrankia discariae contains the following coding sequences:
- a CDS encoding polysaccharide lyase, with protein MTVLSRRGAILTALLGAAGAVGAAGCTTGPDEHRPEPEVPEPNGLSAPATPPMPPRLQSFFGDELIMRRRGAFGLDDVTVERPEAGCGWKHIRVSYPAGSASQLSVEQDGAPSGGAQVYLQLRDGPADDLFLSYRVRFQEGFQFARGGKLPGFFGGTHVAGGNTPDGTNGFSTRYMWRAGGKGQVYAYLPRSKEYGTTLGLGSWKFVPGRWAAIQQRVCLNSPQAADGSVTVWVDGREVFHQGGLFYRSTPALRIEGVFFSTFFGGDDLSWASPIDQYADFATFVVSDRFIQAGPASSC; from the coding sequence ATGACCGTACTGTCGCGAAGAGGAGCGATTCTGACGGCGTTGCTCGGCGCCGCGGGCGCCGTGGGTGCCGCGGGCTGCACCACCGGGCCGGACGAGCACCGGCCGGAGCCCGAAGTGCCCGAGCCGAACGGGCTGAGTGCCCCGGCGACACCGCCGATGCCCCCACGGCTGCAGAGCTTCTTCGGTGACGAGCTGATCATGCGCCGGCGGGGTGCCTTCGGCCTGGACGACGTCACCGTGGAGCGGCCGGAGGCGGGCTGCGGCTGGAAACACATCCGGGTCAGCTATCCGGCGGGTTCGGCCAGCCAGCTCTCCGTGGAACAGGACGGGGCCCCCTCCGGCGGTGCCCAGGTCTATCTCCAGCTTCGCGACGGACCCGCCGACGACCTCTTCCTGAGCTACCGTGTCCGGTTCCAGGAGGGTTTCCAGTTCGCCCGAGGTGGCAAGCTTCCGGGATTCTTCGGCGGCACCCACGTGGCCGGTGGAAACACCCCGGACGGTACGAATGGATTCTCGACGCGATACATGTGGCGGGCCGGCGGAAAGGGACAGGTGTACGCCTACCTCCCACGCTCGAAAGAGTACGGTACGACGCTTGGCCTGGGGAGCTGGAAATTCGTCCCGGGGAGGTGGGCGGCCATTCAGCAACGGGTTTGTCTGAACAGTCCGCAGGCGGCGGACGGATCGGTGACGGTCTGGGTCGACGGTCGTGAGGTCTTCCACCAGGGCGGTCTTTTCTACCGCAGCACGCCGGCGCTGCGCATCGAGGGCGTCTTCTTCTCCACCTTCTTCGGCGGCGATGACCTGAGCTGGGCCAGCCCCATCGACCAGTACGCCGACTTCGCCACCTTCGTGGTCTCCGACCGGTTCATCCAGGCCGGCCCCGCCAGCTCATGCTGA
- a CDS encoding acyltransferase family protein — MAGGDARLRKFRPDIEGLRAVAVALVVLGHSGLAVAGGFVGVDVFFVISGFLITRQLLAERAASGRISLRGFYARRARRIIPVATVVIVATMVAAWRWASPLRLHSISVDAAFSAVSAINIRLAQAGTDYLRADGPPSPFQHFWSLAVEEQFYALWPLVLVVVTTVIAGGSHRGRGGAVRTGPAGTAPAGTGPAGTGPAGTGPAGTGPVRTGRVFVVLVAVFGGSLALSVLLTPRSAPWAYFGSHTRAWELAAGALVALGAPAFARMPRALSSQLSWLGLLGILIAAARFDESTQYPGLAALLPVAGSAFVIAGGCAGPRRGAELLLRRWPLQVVGRLSYSWYLWHWPVLVLWPEAAGAPLGTAGKVAAVLGSLVLAAVTYHAVENPVRTRAVLVRRPAVGLGLGGCLAGTAVAVALAVGQVAAIPTTGGGTPAPGLAAGPAGGPGGAGVAGGAGVAGGAGVAGGAGVAGAAGVAGAAGVAGVEGTVGAAGASTALSRVIERSLDLPGLPAGLRPSLEQVPFDYKANRCYASITASTPTDCVYGDPNGHRTVVLYGDSHANQWFNAMNEVSRERGWRLIPYTKGGCPPADYQDFVLETLKRVYTECNTWRAEVLARIGALHPDLVIVGSEARTEAIRVGAGGMASLVRTLRSTGAKVVFISDTPYPGFDVPDCLARNPSNIRRCVVRVSDAKLTEPQRAIETNGARDGGAMLVDPVPWLCAKEQCPPIIGDTVVYYDKSHITGTYSTTLASYLGPELIRLAG; from the coding sequence GTGGCCGGCGGGGACGCCCGGCTCAGGAAATTCCGGCCGGACATCGAGGGGCTGCGCGCGGTCGCGGTGGCCCTGGTCGTGCTCGGCCACTCCGGGCTCGCCGTCGCCGGCGGGTTCGTCGGCGTGGATGTCTTCTTCGTGATCTCGGGCTTCCTCATCACCAGGCAGCTGCTCGCCGAACGGGCCGCCAGCGGGCGGATCTCGCTGCGGGGCTTCTACGCCCGGCGGGCGCGGCGGATCATCCCGGTGGCGACGGTGGTCATCGTCGCGACGATGGTGGCCGCCTGGCGGTGGGCGTCACCGCTGCGCCTGCACTCGATCAGCGTGGACGCCGCGTTCTCCGCCGTGTCGGCGATCAACATCCGGCTCGCCCAGGCCGGGACGGACTACCTGCGGGCGGACGGTCCGCCGTCCCCGTTCCAGCACTTCTGGTCGCTCGCCGTCGAGGAGCAGTTCTACGCCCTGTGGCCGCTGGTGCTGGTGGTCGTCACCACGGTGATCGCCGGAGGCTCGCACCGGGGCCGCGGCGGAGCGGTCCGCACCGGGCCAGCCGGGACCGCACCGGCCGGGACCGGACCGGCCGGGACCGGACCGGCCGGCACCGGACCGGCCGGCACCGGACCGGTCCGCACGGGGCGGGTGTTCGTCGTGCTCGTCGCGGTGTTCGGCGGCTCGCTGGCCCTCAGCGTGCTGCTCACGCCGCGGTCGGCGCCGTGGGCCTACTTCGGGAGCCACACCCGTGCGTGGGAGCTGGCGGCGGGGGCGCTGGTCGCGCTCGGCGCGCCCGCGTTCGCCCGGATGCCCCGCGCGCTGTCGTCCCAGCTGAGCTGGCTGGGCCTGCTGGGGATCCTGATCGCCGCGGCGCGGTTCGACGAGAGCACGCAGTACCCGGGGCTGGCGGCGCTGCTGCCGGTCGCGGGCTCGGCGTTCGTGATCGCCGGTGGGTGCGCCGGGCCACGCCGGGGTGCCGAGCTGCTGCTGCGGCGGTGGCCGCTGCAGGTGGTGGGCCGCCTCAGCTACTCGTGGTACCTGTGGCACTGGCCGGTGCTGGTGCTCTGGCCGGAGGCCGCCGGGGCACCTCTCGGGACGGCCGGGAAGGTCGCCGCCGTCCTGGGCTCGCTGGTCCTGGCCGCCGTCACCTACCACGCGGTCGAGAACCCGGTCCGGACCCGGGCGGTGCTGGTCCGCCGGCCGGCGGTCGGTCTCGGCCTCGGTGGATGCCTGGCCGGCACCGCGGTGGCGGTGGCGCTCGCCGTGGGCCAGGTCGCGGCCATCCCCACCACCGGCGGTGGGACGCCGGCCCCCGGCCTGGCGGCCGGCCCGGCGGGAGGACCGGGTGGCGCCGGAGTGGCGGGTGGCGCCGGAGTGGCGGGTGGCGCCGGAGTGGCGGGTGGCGCCGGAGTGGCGGGTGCCGCCGGAGTGGCGGGTGCCGCCGGAGTGGCTGGCGTCGAGGGAACAGTGGGGGCGGCGGGGGCGTCCACCGCCCTGTCCCGGGTGATCGAGCGGTCGCTGGATCTGCCGGGGCTGCCGGCGGGGCTGCGGCCGTCGCTGGAACAGGTCCCGTTCGACTACAAGGCGAACAGGTGTTACGCGTCGATCACCGCCAGCACGCCCACCGACTGCGTCTACGGGGACCCGAACGGCCACCGGACGGTCGTCCTCTACGGCGACTCGCACGCGAACCAGTGGTTCAACGCGATGAACGAGGTCAGCCGCGAGCGCGGCTGGCGGCTGATCCCCTACACGAAGGGCGGCTGCCCACCGGCCGACTACCAGGACTTCGTGCTGGAAACCCTGAAACGGGTCTACACCGAGTGCAACACCTGGCGGGCGGAGGTCCTCGCCAGGATCGGCGCGCTCCACCCGGATCTGGTCATCGTCGGTTCCGAGGCGCGCACCGAGGCCATCCGGGTGGGCGCCGGCGGGATGGCGAGCCTCGTGCGCACGCTGCGCTCGACCGGCGCCAAGGTCGTGTTCATCTCGGACACGCCCTACCCGGGATTCGACGTCCCGGACTGTCTGGCCAGGAATCCGTCGAACATCCGCCGGTGTGTCGTACGGGTCTCCGACGCGAAACTGACCGAACCGCAGCGGGCCATCGAGACCAACGGTGCCCGTGACGGTGGCGCGATGCTGGTCGACCCGGTGCCGTGGCTGTGCGCGAAGGAACAGTGCCCGCCGATCATCGGCGACACGGTCGTCTACTACGACAAGAGCCACATCACCGGTACCTACTCCACCACTCTGGCGTCGTATCTGGGCCCGGAACTGATCCGGCTGGCCGGATGA
- a CDS encoding right-handed parallel beta-helix repeat-containing protein: MTTHPTDQPYSMGSASTANTATLPTAVPVRQPARAPGERAAVTAAARARRERSRRRGVHFLLAVMTALSAVTLSVTVGRDYRELTSTTEYFHRHAYTPSYDPLSNVILGLPPNTVDARTSPAPEIRSIAVGPGAVTLLAGGRPERVVPLRQPVTGLLDVVEKVDDPSWVGYDGRGRVTVSAALVVSPGASLTITAPVSELVLVARRGVLLGVDGGRLALDGVAVRPSTTSDDSQRSSVDEQRPFVVATNAATLTITRSHLSYLGRDWNSSYGVSWSDRSTGSMTHSEVDHSFIGTYTDHARDVSIEQNWFHDNTLYGVDPHSHSTGISVRNNVSERNGRHGIIFSDFVTGGVVAGNITRDNRLNGIMMDASSTGNRIVGNTASGNRGDGIVLASSPDNVVEQNTVTGNRVGLHVRGGAENLRVRGNTIVDNQLAAQGTDLDGNTLRDNGDQWRTRVLVGIWASVPLVLVLLSGVTGLARRRRARVTGRPAFGAGV, from the coding sequence ATGACGACCCACCCGACCGACCAGCCCTACTCGATGGGCTCGGCGAGCACGGCCAACACGGCCACCCTGCCGACCGCGGTGCCCGTGCGGCAGCCGGCGCGGGCGCCGGGCGAGCGGGCCGCGGTGACGGCGGCCGCCCGGGCCCGGCGCGAGCGGTCCCGCCGCCGGGGCGTCCACTTCCTGCTGGCCGTGATGACGGCGCTGAGCGCGGTCACCCTCAGCGTGACCGTCGGCCGGGACTACCGGGAGCTCACCTCGACCACCGAGTACTTCCACCGGCACGCCTACACACCGTCCTACGACCCGCTCAGCAACGTGATCCTGGGGCTGCCGCCCAACACCGTCGACGCGCGGACCAGCCCGGCACCGGAGATCCGCAGCATCGCGGTGGGGCCCGGCGCGGTCACGCTGCTGGCCGGCGGCCGGCCGGAGCGGGTCGTCCCGCTGCGGCAGCCGGTCACCGGGCTGCTGGACGTCGTCGAGAAGGTCGACGACCCCTCGTGGGTCGGATACGACGGCCGCGGCCGGGTCACCGTGTCCGCCGCGCTCGTCGTCTCGCCCGGGGCGTCACTGACGATCACCGCTCCGGTCTCGGAGCTGGTGCTCGTGGCCCGGCGCGGCGTGCTGCTCGGCGTGGACGGCGGGCGGCTGGCGCTGGACGGCGTCGCCGTCCGCCCGAGCACGACGAGTGACGACTCGCAGCGGAGCAGCGTCGACGAGCAGCGGCCGTTCGTGGTCGCCACGAACGCGGCGACCCTCACCATCACCCGCAGTCACCTGAGCTATCTCGGACGGGACTGGAACAGCTCCTACGGTGTCTCCTGGTCGGACCGCTCCACCGGGAGCATGACCCATTCCGAGGTCGACCACAGCTTCATCGGGACGTACACGGACCATGCCCGTGACGTGAGCATCGAACAGAACTGGTTCCACGACAACACGCTCTACGGCGTCGACCCGCACAGCCACTCGACCGGGATCTCGGTGCGCAACAACGTCAGCGAGCGCAACGGCCGGCACGGCATCATCTTCTCCGACTTCGTCACCGGCGGTGTCGTGGCCGGCAACATCACCCGGGACAACCGGCTCAACGGCATCATGATGGACGCCTCGAGCACCGGGAACCGCATCGTCGGCAACACCGCCAGCGGCAACCGCGGTGACGGCATCGTGCTCGCCTCCTCACCCGACAACGTCGTCGAGCAGAACACGGTCACCGGGAACCGGGTGGGCCTGCACGTCCGCGGCGGCGCGGAGAACCTCCGGGTACGGGGCAACACGATCGTCGACAACCAGCTCGCGGCGCAGGGGACCGATCTCGACGGGAACACGCTGCGCGACAACGGCGACCAGTGGCGCACCCGGGTGCTCGTCGGGATCTGGGCGTCGGTGCCGCTCGTGCTGGTCCTGCTCAGCGGCGTCACCGGCCTCGCCCGTCGGCGTCGGGCGCGGGTGACCGGCCGGCCGGCGTTCGGTGCCGGAGTCTGA
- a CDS encoding glycosyltransferase family 2 protein has translation MSTWLPWLLLVAFLRPMIEIFILAAGEWWFHTTFRQNRDLFSRYIIQITTVGREQDRVNEIIREIRSFPMTMNYEIWVTNEPGNGDIYPEADRVITVPTDFTCVAQYKARALEFSRIVRQHLGYDTADTKITFLDDDTSPTWEYLETAYAADYDICQGVTAPRIDYGSGPFAHFILSHIDDLRFHNCMTYCSSFQGILGRPLFVHGEGLTITGHTERTVTWNWRIFASEDLTFGCNAAAAGLRWGFFHEYIQLTSPWTWQAYFKQRRRWMWGNIHAIVNRDVLPLGAAIRIAIRYFLSLFTFLASGSAVVLILTDTIEVAGWAHSLFWCSLAVWLVNFGLSGWVNAGLRQPGVSTAKFWTNRVLQSLAAVVLAPVTATFTIVALVATLYMGNPRSFEVIAKTAATSGQRERDRDDDGTTGDGATRHGDAVAGGGRVPASVAGEGNR, from the coding sequence ATGAGCACCTGGCTGCCCTGGCTGCTGCTCGTGGCCTTCCTCCGACCGATGATCGAGATCTTCATCCTCGCCGCGGGCGAGTGGTGGTTCCACACGACCTTCCGGCAGAACCGGGACCTCTTCTCGCGATACATCATCCAGATCACCACCGTCGGCCGGGAACAGGACCGCGTCAACGAGATCATCCGGGAGATCCGCTCGTTCCCGATGACGATGAACTACGAGATCTGGGTGACCAACGAGCCCGGGAACGGTGACATCTACCCCGAGGCGGACCGGGTCATCACGGTGCCGACGGACTTCACCTGCGTGGCCCAGTACAAGGCCCGTGCCCTGGAGTTCAGCCGGATCGTCCGCCAGCACCTCGGCTACGACACGGCCGACACGAAGATAACGTTTCTCGATGACGACACGTCGCCGACGTGGGAGTACCTCGAGACCGCCTACGCGGCCGACTACGACATCTGCCAGGGTGTGACGGCCCCGCGCATCGACTACGGCAGCGGGCCGTTCGCGCACTTCATCCTGAGCCACATCGACGACCTGCGGTTCCACAACTGCATGACCTACTGCTCCTCCTTCCAGGGAATCCTCGGGCGCCCGCTTTTCGTCCACGGGGAGGGCCTCACCATCACCGGCCACACCGAGCGGACAGTCACCTGGAACTGGCGGATCTTCGCCTCCGAGGATCTCACCTTCGGCTGCAACGCGGCGGCGGCCGGTCTGCGCTGGGGCTTCTTCCACGAGTACATCCAGCTCACCTCACCGTGGACGTGGCAGGCCTACTTCAAGCAGCGCCGCCGGTGGATGTGGGGCAACATCCACGCCATCGTGAACCGCGACGTGCTCCCGCTCGGCGCCGCGATCAGGATCGCGATCCGGTACTTCCTCAGCCTGTTCACGTTCCTCGCGTCGGGTTCGGCGGTCGTCCTGATTCTCACCGACACGATCGAGGTGGCCGGGTGGGCGCATTCGCTCTTCTGGTGCTCGCTGGCGGTCTGGCTGGTGAACTTCGGGCTGAGTGGCTGGGTCAACGCCGGCCTGCGCCAGCCCGGGGTGAGCACCGCGAAATTCTGGACCAACCGCGTCCTGCAGAGCCTCGCGGCCGTGGTCCTGGCACCCGTCACGGCGACGTTCACGATCGTCGCGCTCGTCGCGACGCTCTACATGGGGAATCCGCGCAGCTTCGAGGTCATCGCCAAGACCGCGGCCACCAGCGGCCAGCGTGAGCGCGACCGGGACGACGACGGCACCACCGGGGACGGCGCCACCCGGCACGGCGACGCGGTGGCCGGCGGGGGTCGCGTGCCGGCGTCCGTCGCGGGGGAGGGAAACCGATGA